Proteins encoded within one genomic window of uncultured Draconibacterium sp.:
- a CDS encoding STAS domain-containing protein: MNIDLHEKKIPIIKIRDFLIVSIQVDMHDKLAIQLQSQILEEIERTGAKGVLIDISVLEMVDSFIGRMLSGMASMAAIMDAAVVIVGMQPAVAITLVELGLEMPGVDTALNMEKGIEMLEKRLSNYDSL, from the coding sequence ATGAACATCGATTTACACGAAAAGAAAATCCCCATTATAAAAATTCGTGATTTTTTAATTGTTTCTATCCAGGTAGATATGCACGATAAACTGGCTATCCAGTTGCAATCACAAATACTCGAAGAAATTGAAAGAACCGGGGCAAAAGGAGTACTAATTGACATTTCGGTACTCGAAATGGTCGATTCATTTATCGGGCGCATGCTTTCAGGGATGGCATCAATGGCAGCCATAATGGATGCAGCAGTAGTTATTGTTGGTATGCAGCCCGCTGTTGCCATAACCTTAGTAGAACTTGGATTAGAAATGCCCGGAGTAGATACGGCATTAAACATGGAAAAAGGTATTGAAATGCTGGAAAAGCGCCTCTCAAATTACGATTCTTTATAA
- a CDS encoding UDP-glucuronic acid decarboxylase family protein encodes MKRILVTGGAGFVGSHLCERLLNDGNEVICLDNYFTGKKQKIIHLLENPYFELVRHDITQPFYIEVDEIYNLACPASPIQYQYNPIKTIKTSVMGAVNMLGLAKRIKAKILQASTSEVYGFPNEHPQNEKYWGNVNPIGVRSCYDEGKRCAESLFVNYHVQNDVLIKIIRIFNTYGPKMEPDDGRVVSNFIVQALQGKDITIFGDGQQTRSFQYVSDLIEGMTRMMKTNDDFIGPVNIGNPGEFTMLELANEIIDITGSKSKIIHLPLPQDDPTQRQPDISLAKEKLGGWEPTIPLREGLTKTIAYFDQLLKEEEI; translated from the coding sequence ATGAAGCGAATTTTGGTAACCGGAGGAGCAGGATTTGTTGGATCTCATCTTTGTGAAAGGCTGTTAAACGATGGCAATGAAGTAATTTGCCTCGACAACTATTTTACCGGCAAAAAGCAAAAGATTATTCATTTGCTTGAAAATCCGTACTTTGAACTGGTAAGGCACGATATTACTCAGCCTTTTTACATCGAGGTGGATGAAATCTACAATCTGGCTTGTCCGGCGTCGCCAATTCAATATCAGTATAATCCGATTAAAACCATAAAAACCTCAGTAATGGGGGCCGTAAATATGCTTGGTTTGGCCAAACGTATAAAAGCAAAAATCCTTCAGGCATCAACCAGCGAAGTTTATGGTTTCCCGAACGAACATCCGCAAAACGAAAAATATTGGGGAAACGTAAATCCTATTGGCGTGCGTTCGTGTTACGATGAGGGGAAACGCTGTGCCGAATCGCTGTTTGTGAATTACCACGTACAGAACGATGTTTTAATAAAGATCATACGAATTTTTAATACTTATGGCCCCAAAATGGAGCCGGACGACGGGCGTGTTGTTTCCAACTTTATTGTGCAGGCGCTTCAAGGAAAAGACATTACCATTTTTGGCGACGGGCAACAAACCCGGAGCTTTCAGTATGTGAGCGACCTGATTGAAGGAATGACCCGGATGATGAAAACCAACGATGATTTTATCGGCCCTGTAAACATTGGTAATCCGGGCGAATTTACAATGCTCGAACTGGCCAATGAAATCATTGATATTACCGGATCGAAATCGAAAATAATACACTTACCGTTGCCACAAGACGACCCGACACAACGTCAACCGGATATTTCGTTAGCCAAAGAAAAACTGGGTGGCTGGGAACCAACTATTCCGCTTCGAGAAGGTTTAACAAAAACGATTGCTTATTTTGACCAACTACTGAAAGAAGAGGAGATTTAG
- a CDS encoding IS4 family transposase, which produces MIVKEFKGFFSGFLPDVRIEKRAEKIMGDMLNFGKAVVNKFSRTNTEKIGAYRMFGNNSFSHIELTESVISSCKAKQGGAHLLCIQDTTEFNFTNHLQRIGKKDKDIGPVTKNDNAGFFCHPMLVVNEGDKMPIGLSSIELWNRNWDKQDKFERSYWKQDIAEKESYRWVESARKTQSVLDKAPLLTIIGDRESDIFSEFALVSDERTHLLVRSRIDRKLAEGDGKLYKKLSGQEQKAVYGLEIKGNKKRKARTAKMALKYVKVKIKRPERLRDKNLPEYVELWAIEAREQPGTIPGGEPPIVWRLLTTHPITGASQAMKCLEWYGNRWFIEELFRIMKSKGFELEASQLETGAALKKQVVMALQVALTIMVLKLSLNNKEAIKAELVFSQQQIKFIGLLLKNEIEGKTKKQQNPYPCQSLAWCAWAIARLSGWSGYKSHGPPGYISVKNGLDVFYNKYEGYLVAMKFLKDVYKG; this is translated from the coding sequence GTGATAGTCAAGGAGTTTAAGGGTTTTTTTAGCGGTTTTTTACCTGATGTCCGAATAGAAAAACGTGCAGAAAAAATTATGGGAGATATGCTTAACTTCGGCAAAGCAGTAGTAAACAAATTTAGTAGAACAAATACAGAAAAAATTGGGGCATATCGTATGTTTGGGAATAATAGTTTCAGCCATATCGAACTAACGGAAAGTGTAATTTCCAGTTGCAAGGCCAAGCAAGGCGGTGCACACCTTCTTTGCATACAGGACACAACAGAGTTTAATTTTACCAACCATCTGCAACGGATTGGGAAAAAAGACAAAGATATCGGCCCGGTAACAAAGAACGACAACGCGGGCTTCTTTTGCCATCCCATGTTGGTGGTAAACGAAGGAGACAAAATGCCTATTGGCCTGTCAAGCATAGAATTGTGGAACCGTAACTGGGACAAACAGGATAAATTTGAGCGAAGTTACTGGAAACAGGATATCGCAGAAAAGGAATCGTACCGTTGGGTTGAAAGTGCCCGAAAAACACAATCTGTTTTAGACAAAGCACCACTGTTGACCATCATTGGGGACAGGGAATCCGATATTTTTAGCGAGTTTGCCCTTGTGTCGGATGAACGAACCCATTTACTGGTGCGTTCAAGAATAGACAGGAAATTGGCAGAAGGGGACGGGAAACTTTATAAAAAGCTATCAGGGCAAGAACAAAAAGCTGTTTATGGTTTAGAGATAAAAGGGAATAAAAAGCGAAAAGCCCGTACAGCAAAGATGGCATTAAAATATGTAAAGGTTAAAATAAAAAGGCCTGAAAGGTTACGCGACAAGAACCTTCCTGAATATGTTGAATTATGGGCTATTGAAGCCCGGGAACAACCGGGAACAATTCCCGGGGGAGAACCCCCGATAGTTTGGAGGTTATTGACTACACACCCAATAACCGGGGCAAGCCAGGCAATGAAATGCCTTGAATGGTACGGCAACAGGTGGTTTATTGAAGAACTTTTCAGGATAATGAAAAGCAAGGGCTTTGAACTTGAAGCCTCGCAACTTGAAACTGGTGCAGCATTGAAAAAACAGGTTGTCATGGCACTCCAGGTGGCATTAACGATAATGGTACTTAAGTTATCGCTCAACAATAAAGAAGCAATAAAAGCTGAACTGGTCTTTAGCCAACAACAAATAAAGTTTATAGGGTTATTATTAAAAAATGAGATAGAAGGGAAAACGAAGAAACAACAAAACCCATATCCCTGCCAAAGCTTGGCATGGTGTGCCTGGGCAATAGCACGGCTTAGTGGCTGGAGCGGTTATAAATCCCATGGCCCACCAGGGTACATATCGGTTAAGAACGGACTTGATGTCTTTTACAACAAATATGAAGGCTACCTTGTAGCAATGAAGTTCTTAAAAGATGTGTATAAAGGGTAG
- a CDS encoding STAS domain-containing protein, with protein MSEEIVFEKAKERIEHIEDILSSVAAGDLDVRIKTSIEDDLTGVEEAINILIEDLTYELKQSKKMREELEEKLSKIEEQQKTIIRQQDDLLELSSPVTKVWDNILILPVIGTLDSQRTQIMMENLLHKIVDTGCTMSILDITGVPTVDTQVANHLLKTVTSARLLGADCIISGISPAIAQTIVHLGIDLSVIKTKATLQDAMIYAMRKNNQLTNGKIKSEHLDENEETE; from the coding sequence ATGTCAGAAGAAATAGTATTCGAAAAAGCAAAAGAAAGAATTGAACACATTGAAGATATACTGTCTTCGGTTGCAGCCGGCGACCTTGATGTTAGAATTAAAACAAGCATTGAGGATGATTTAACTGGTGTTGAAGAAGCAATTAATATTTTAATTGAAGATTTAACCTACGAGTTAAAACAAAGCAAAAAAATGCGGGAAGAGCTTGAAGAAAAGCTATCGAAAATTGAAGAACAGCAAAAAACAATTATTCGCCAACAAGACGATCTACTGGAACTTTCAAGCCCTGTAACCAAAGTTTGGGACAATATTCTTATACTACCTGTTATTGGAACATTAGATAGTCAGCGTACCCAAATAATGATGGAAAACTTACTTCATAAGATTGTTGATACAGGATGCACCATGTCGATTCTTGATATTACTGGCGTTCCAACGGTTGACACTCAAGTAGCCAACCACTTACTAAAAACAGTAACATCAGCCCGGTTACTGGGTGCCGATTGTATAATTTCGGGAATAAGCCCGGCAATTGCACAAACGATCGTTCACCTGGGCATCGATCTTTCGGTTATTAAAACCAAAGCAACACTGCAAGATGCCATGATTTATGCCATGCGAAAAAACAATCAACTTACCAATGGCAAAATCAAATCGGAACATTTGGATGAAAACGAAGAAACGGAATAA
- a CDS encoding ATP-binding protein — protein MGTIMVQFESDVVRSRNLASLLAQEIKFDKTTCIRIGTAVSELSRNIIEHAGNGTIEFILAERENQSHGIVIIFKDKGKGIQDLDLIQSGNYQSRKGMGVGLSGSQRLMDEFDIKTGQQTGTTITTAKWLPGYSKQIDRKRIIKIKKAFEKTIERGDTSMVDTINSQNNELVFLLRKLQERNEEIETMNQELEETNKGVVALNRELEDKAIAIEKAKQEAIQANRAKSEFLANMSHEIRTPMNAILGFAEIIESKIEDNSLKQYASAISSSGSALLNIINDILDLSKIEAGKIEINYQAVNLKTLLNEVGQIFKHKADEKQIEFIVEVNQTVPDAIIIDDVRLRQILINLVGNAIKFTESGFVKLKVERETATDNQQKHNLHFMVQDTGIGIDKDQQQLIFGAFEQQKNQNINKYGGTGLGLTITKRLVDMMNGTIWVESESQKGSTFHVILKDVEAGKVNETKEQLTDTNDSFNFEPATILVVDDIRTNRKLVRTFLYDFDFKINCARNGEEAINAVKEIPPDVILMDIKMPVMDGFTATKLLKKEPKYKHIPIIAFTASALKDEIEEIRNSNFDGYLQKPFTRKKILIELAKVLKHSLPEEGISATTEQENQIDDTEESIHIASREFLDTLNNELYTQWETVKNTFILGEINNFAANCLKTGEKYSAKLLIDWSNKIQKQIADLDMEQLPLTIKEFDRIKQKFNFQ, from the coding sequence GTGGGAACAATAATGGTTCAGTTTGAGTCTGACGTAGTTCGGTCAAGAAACCTGGCCTCTCTTTTGGCTCAAGAGATTAAATTCGATAAAACCACATGTATCCGAATTGGCACTGCCGTTTCGGAACTAAGCCGAAACATTATTGAACATGCAGGAAATGGCACCATTGAATTCATACTTGCAGAACGTGAAAATCAAAGCCACGGAATTGTCATTATCTTCAAAGACAAGGGAAAAGGAATTCAAGATCTTGACCTGATACAATCTGGGAACTATCAATCGAGAAAAGGGATGGGAGTCGGTTTAAGTGGCTCGCAACGTCTGATGGATGAATTTGATATTAAAACCGGACAGCAAACCGGAACAACAATTACCACTGCCAAGTGGCTGCCCGGCTATTCAAAACAAATCGACAGAAAAAGAATAATTAAAATAAAAAAAGCTTTTGAGAAAACGATTGAACGGGGCGACACAAGTATGGTCGACACAATCAATTCTCAAAACAACGAACTGGTTTTTCTTTTGCGCAAATTACAAGAGCGTAACGAAGAAATTGAAACCATGAACCAGGAGTTGGAAGAAACCAACAAAGGAGTTGTTGCGCTTAACCGGGAACTGGAAGACAAAGCTATTGCCATTGAAAAAGCAAAACAGGAAGCCATTCAGGCAAACAGGGCAAAAAGTGAGTTTCTGGCCAACATGAGTCATGAAATCAGGACTCCGATGAATGCCATTCTGGGGTTTGCCGAAATTATTGAATCAAAAATCGAAGACAATTCATTAAAACAATATGCTTCTGCTATTTCGTCAAGCGGTTCTGCCCTGCTTAATATTATTAACGACATTCTGGATTTATCGAAAATTGAAGCCGGAAAAATAGAGATCAACTACCAAGCTGTTAATCTTAAAACTTTACTTAATGAGGTTGGTCAGATTTTCAAACATAAAGCAGATGAAAAACAGATTGAGTTTATTGTTGAGGTTAACCAAACTGTTCCTGATGCGATTATTATTGATGACGTTCGTTTACGACAAATCCTCATAAACCTGGTCGGTAATGCCATAAAATTTACCGAAAGTGGTTTTGTAAAATTAAAAGTAGAACGGGAAACTGCAACCGATAACCAGCAAAAACACAATCTGCATTTTATGGTGCAGGATACCGGAATTGGCATCGACAAAGATCAGCAACAATTAATATTCGGAGCTTTTGAACAACAAAAAAATCAGAATATCAACAAATATGGCGGCACGGGCCTTGGATTAACCATAACCAAACGTCTGGTTGACATGATGAACGGAACAATATGGGTTGAAAGCGAAAGCCAAAAAGGAAGCACATTCCACGTTATATTAAAAGATGTTGAAGCCGGTAAAGTCAATGAAACAAAAGAACAGCTTACAGATACAAATGATTCCTTTAATTTTGAACCGGCAACAATACTTGTTGTTGACGACATACGTACAAACAGAAAACTCGTAAGAACTTTTTTATACGACTTTGATTTTAAAATTAACTGCGCCCGCAATGGCGAAGAAGCCATTAATGCAGTAAAAGAAATACCCCCGGATGTTATATTAATGGATATTAAAATGCCTGTTATGGATGGTTTTACTGCAACAAAACTGTTAAAGAAAGAACCAAAATACAAGCACATTCCAATTATTGCATTCACCGCTTCTGCTTTGAAAGATGAAATTGAAGAGATTCGCAATTCCAATTTCGATGGATACCTGCAAAAGCCTTTTACCCGTAAAAAAATCTTAATTGAGTTAGCCAAAGTACTAAAACATTCATTGCCCGAAGAAGGCATATCTGCAACCACAGAACAGGAAAATCAAATTGATGATACCGAAGAAAGTATACATATCGCCTCGCGCGAGTTTTTAGACACGCTGAACAACGAACTCTACACACAATGGGAAACAGTAAAAAACACATTTATTCTGGGAGAGATAAATAATTTTGCAGCAAATTGTTTGAAGACCGGAGAAAAATACAGCGCCAAACTATTGATTGACTGGAGCAATAAAATTCAAAAGCAAATTGCGGATCTGGATATGGAACAGTTACCTCTCACTATAAAAGAATTTGACAGGATAAAGCAAAAGTTCAATTTTCAATAA
- a CDS encoding UDP-glucose/GDP-mannose dehydrogenase family protein — MKISVVGTGYVGLVSGTCIAETGVNVACVDIDEKKIEKLNNGIIPIYEPGLEDIYKKNVEKGRLEFTTNLGASIKDADAVFIAVGTPPDEDGSADLKYVLGVAREIGKNMDHYLVVVTKSTVPVGTSVKVKQAILEELEKRGQDIPFDVASNPEFLKEGSAVNDFLKPDRIVIGTESKRAQKVMQRLYKPFVLNGHPILFMDITSSEMTKYAANSMLATKISFINDIANLCEIVGADVDNVRRGIGSDPRIGNKFIYPGTGYGGSCFPKDVQALIRTADEFNYSLDVLKAVEKVNYRQKEVLFNKLYKRFDGNLKGKKFAMWGLAFKPKTDDMREAPALVIIEKLLEAGATVVGYDPVAMHEAERILGDKISYAKDEYDALIDSDALILVTEWSEFRLPNFRVMEKLLKNKIIFDGRNIYDPEELAELGFEYFAIGRKTK, encoded by the coding sequence ATGAAAATTTCTGTAGTAGGAACAGGTTATGTAGGATTGGTTTCAGGAACATGTATTGCAGAAACCGGTGTTAATGTTGCCTGTGTTGACATTGACGAGAAAAAAATTGAGAAACTTAATAACGGAATAATCCCCATTTACGAGCCGGGTTTGGAAGACATTTATAAAAAGAATGTTGAAAAAGGACGCCTGGAGTTTACAACCAACCTTGGAGCCAGCATTAAAGATGCCGATGCCGTTTTTATTGCCGTTGGCACACCGCCGGATGAAGATGGCAGTGCCGACCTGAAATATGTTTTGGGTGTGGCCCGCGAAATTGGTAAAAATATGGACCACTACCTGGTTGTAGTAACAAAGAGTACAGTTCCGGTTGGTACATCGGTAAAAGTAAAGCAGGCTATTTTGGAGGAATTGGAAAAACGAGGTCAAGATATTCCGTTTGATGTGGCTTCAAATCCTGAATTCCTGAAAGAAGGAAGTGCAGTGAATGATTTCCTAAAACCCGACCGTATTGTGATTGGAACGGAGTCGAAACGGGCACAAAAAGTAATGCAGCGTTTATACAAACCTTTCGTACTAAACGGACATCCGATTTTATTTATGGATATCACGTCGTCGGAAATGACTAAATATGCGGCCAACTCGATGCTGGCAACAAAAATTAGTTTTATAAACGACATCGCTAACCTTTGCGAAATTGTTGGTGCCGATGTAGACAATGTTCGTCGCGGTATTGGTTCTGATCCTCGTATCGGAAACAAATTTATTTACCCGGGAACCGGTTACGGTGGTTCGTGTTTTCCTAAGGACGTGCAGGCTTTAATCCGCACAGCCGATGAGTTTAATTATTCGCTTGATGTTTTAAAAGCCGTTGAGAAAGTAAATTATCGCCAAAAAGAAGTATTATTCAACAAATTATACAAACGTTTTGATGGTAACCTGAAAGGCAAAAAATTCGCGATGTGGGGATTGGCTTTTAAACCCAAAACCGACGATATGCGCGAAGCTCCTGCCTTGGTTATCATTGAAAAGTTGTTGGAAGCCGGTGCAACGGTTGTTGGTTACGATCCGGTTGCAATGCACGAAGCAGAACGTATTTTGGGTGATAAAATCTCGTATGCCAAAGATGAATACGACGCTCTAATTGATTCTGATGCGTTGATTTTAGTTACCGAGTGGTCGGAATTCAGGCTGCCAAATTTCCGTGTTATGGAGAAACTGTTGAAAAACAAAATCATTTTCGACGGACGAAACATTTACGATCCGGAAGAACTGGCAGAACTTGGTTTTGAATATTTTGCTATCGGTAGAAAAACAAAATAA
- a CDS encoding anti-sigma regulatory factor → MNEISFDNNWEQLGKYPIVTEHDIVKVRQLVRHHAKEARMGIVEQTRITTAVSELFRNMYNYAGGGEVLIERGGIEGKDALIVTCVDQGPGIEDLEMAMSDGYTSGMGMGYGLPGAKRLVDRFDIQSEKDKGTIVRVMKWR, encoded by the coding sequence GTGAACGAAATTAGTTTCGATAATAATTGGGAACAACTCGGCAAATATCCTATTGTAACAGAACACGACATTGTAAAAGTCAGACAACTGGTTCGCCACCACGCCAAAGAAGCGCGAATGGGAATCGTTGAACAGACACGTATAACAACTGCCGTTTCTGAGCTATTCAGAAATATGTACAATTATGCCGGTGGTGGCGAGGTTTTAATAGAACGCGGAGGAATTGAAGGGAAAGATGCACTAATTGTTACCTGTGTTGACCAGGGGCCAGGTATCGAAGATCTGGAAATGGCAATGAGCGATGGTTATACTTCCGGTATGGGTATGGGATACGGATTACCGGGAGCAAAACGTTTGGTTGATCGTTTTGATATCCAATCGGAAAAAGATAAAGGAACTATTGTAAGGGTTATGAAATGGAGATAA
- a CDS encoding hybrid sensor histidine kinase/response regulator, with translation MMQNKKPVILIVDDVPKNIQVLGTLLAKVECELAVAMNGQQALDTVERVKPDLILLDVMMPIMDGHETCRRLKSNEATKDIPIIFLSAKTETEDIVEGFNLGAVDYVAKPFIGKELIARVKTHLTLRKTQQTLSEEVHSKNKFFSIMSHDLRGAFGIITNFVQLIQEGGEFLTPEEKDELLNDIQTTSTNTLELLENLLKWARSQTGAIKFLPENLILACLFDDISRNHANIAQAKDIKIIASEKEDLVVYGDRNMILLIIRNLVSNAIKFTNKGGQISISAKKSGEMIKIVVADTGIGIAPDKINKLFSIDAKTTSNGTANEQGHGLGLVLCKEFVKINGGEIGIESDTGKGTQVWFTLPVNTMY, from the coding sequence ATGATGCAAAACAAAAAACCTGTAATCCTTATTGTAGATGATGTCCCCAAAAATATTCAGGTATTAGGTACCCTATTAGCAAAAGTTGAGTGCGAACTTGCTGTTGCTATGAATGGACAACAGGCTCTTGATACTGTTGAACGAGTAAAACCTGACCTGATCCTACTGGATGTAATGATGCCTATAATGGATGGTCATGAAACATGCCGACGGCTAAAAAGTAACGAAGCAACAAAAGACATTCCAATCATATTTCTTTCGGCAAAAACCGAAACAGAAGATATTGTAGAAGGATTTAACCTGGGAGCTGTCGACTATGTAGCCAAACCATTTATTGGAAAAGAATTAATTGCCCGTGTAAAAACGCATTTAACACTACGCAAAACTCAGCAAACGCTTAGTGAAGAAGTTCATTCGAAAAATAAATTTTTCTCAATAATGTCTCACGACCTGCGAGGAGCATTTGGAATTATAACCAATTTTGTGCAGCTTATTCAGGAGGGAGGAGAATTTCTAACACCGGAAGAAAAAGATGAACTGTTAAATGATATTCAAACAACCTCTACAAACACGCTGGAACTTCTTGAGAACCTGCTGAAATGGGCACGCTCTCAAACCGGGGCTATTAAATTTTTACCCGAAAATTTAATTTTGGCTTGTCTCTTCGACGACATAAGCAGAAACCACGCAAACATTGCACAGGCAAAAGATATAAAAATTATTGCCTCAGAGAAGGAAGACCTGGTAGTTTATGGCGACCGGAATATGATTCTTTTAATCATTCGCAACCTGGTATCGAATGCCATAAAGTTTACCAATAAAGGAGGGCAAATATCTATTTCTGCAAAAAAATCAGGAGAAATGATAAAGATTGTTGTTGCCGACACAGGTATTGGTATTGCACCGGATAAAATTAACAAGCTATTTTCAATAGATGCAAAAACAACATCAAACGGAACAGCCAACGAACAAGGACACGGATTGGGACTTGTTTTATGTAAAGAATTTGTAAAAATTAATGGTGGGGAGATTGGAATAGAAAGCGATACTGGCAAAGGTACACAGGTATGGTTTACACTTCCCGTAAATACTATGTATTAA
- a CDS encoding ATP-binding SpoIIE family protein phosphatase — MEIIREQILTLQIEHETDIGICRRKSVSLAKQLGFDDVKTGEIAIMVTELVTNVLRHGGRKGKILVCELRTNDGQKAIEVWCCDSGPGIPDVEKAIKDGFSNKVSLGIGMGSIRRFSDVFEINPDHTPFVNDNALNGLETYNTCIRTLKWVPGKKWIGTNRAISIGAVSRGKPGEKLNGDCYVINHTSPTKTIAAVIDGLGHGKEAHIASQLAKEQIILKAGQPVDMLLQHMNAGTRGTRGLVASVVFIDTENNKIQFSGIGNIDGFIVSSNVKKNLLSYGGIIGHNMRTPRVFEYSFNPGDYICMSSDGITSRWRYEDFNWRDHPQSIAESLITNYARNNDDATVLIIRYDT; from the coding sequence ATGGAGATAATTCGCGAACAAATACTAACCTTGCAAATTGAGCATGAAACCGACATAGGTATATGCCGCAGAAAATCGGTAAGCCTGGCAAAACAGCTTGGTTTTGATGACGTAAAAACCGGGGAAATTGCAATTATGGTAACAGAACTTGTAACCAACGTATTAAGGCACGGTGGAAGAAAAGGCAAGATTCTGGTTTGTGAATTAAGAACCAACGATGGACAAAAAGCTATTGAAGTGTGGTGTTGCGATTCGGGCCCGGGAATACCTGATGTTGAAAAAGCCATAAAAGATGGTTTTTCGAATAAAGTTTCATTAGGAATTGGCATGGGGTCGATACGTCGGTTTTCCGATGTATTTGAAATCAATCCAGATCATACTCCTTTTGTTAACGACAATGCACTTAACGGGCTTGAAACCTATAACACCTGCATTAGAACACTAAAATGGGTACCGGGCAAAAAATGGATTGGCACTAACCGGGCCATTAGTATTGGTGCTGTTTCGCGCGGAAAGCCGGGAGAAAAACTAAATGGCGACTGTTATGTGATAAACCACACTTCTCCAACAAAAACAATAGCTGCTGTTATTGATGGTTTAGGACATGGAAAAGAGGCACACATTGCATCGCAACTGGCGAAAGAGCAAATTATTTTAAAAGCCGGCCAACCCGTTGACATGTTACTTCAGCACATGAATGCAGGAACACGTGGAACCCGCGGTCTGGTTGCTTCTGTCGTTTTCATTGATACTGAAAACAACAAGATACAATTCAGCGGAATTGGAAATATTGACGGTTTTATTGTAAGCTCAAATGTAAAAAAGAATCTGCTTTCATACGGAGGAATAATTGGGCACAATATGCGTACGCCAAGAGTTTTTGAATACAGTTTTAATCCCGGAGATTATATCTGCATGTCATCAGATGGAATAACATCAAGATGGCGATATGAAGATTTTAACTGGAGAGATCATCCGCAAAGTATAGCCGAAAGTTTAATAACGAATTACGCAAGAAATAATGACGACGCTACCGTTCTTATCATCCGCTACGACACATAA